A single window of Flavobacterium sp. 140616W15 DNA harbors:
- a CDS encoding DUF262 domain-containing protein, producing the protein MNKTTFKSIREYFASGNQNFVVPNYQRGYKWSVKNNDDLSAVEKLCDDLINAMKEQNYFLQGVTVSEEDDQIILIDGQQRTTTLYLILWFLEVDFFNKITLKYDVREKPKEFISKLKETEFDYKNFDSKNSNQDIFYFKKAIEQIENKLGNIEKDLFTQFLLEKVNVLYITISKEKATKTFTMMNGAKATMLQEELIKSEILRQISIPLINQKSISTSIDENLSELKNIISIDWETNAKRSRYAREWDKWLYWWNQKEVQVFFNTEKPLGFLLQFYFYKGQSIHADTTFIQFKELLNSMSAIQIFKKLRDLQKSFEDIFKEPKSHNYLKLSLLCSSGLSDVFDIINFFFLNKAENDKLKSYAQWRLVGATHKEITKEKELGEDEERKEQKALIVMNNLSDRFLYNNFYDIALKQLLRLNVEEDNKLFSGKGRKFDFSIYGNKSLEHIHPKSKVFHSKKVNENDLEKILYYDGNNNLLNDKPYEKQWLDRSLLKDCTEHSIGNLVLLDKNENSKFNDKPFDKKKDIYFNVNEGFKSRNLLHSIAVFAKSSWIKDDIEDNQNKFLTRFKKDYGISE; encoded by the coding sequence ATGAATAAAACAACATTTAAAAGTATAAGAGAATATTTTGCCTCAGGAAATCAAAATTTTGTAGTTCCTAATTATCAACGAGGATATAAATGGTCTGTAAAAAATAACGACGATTTATCTGCTGTTGAAAAACTATGCGATGATCTAATTAATGCTATGAAAGAGCAAAATTATTTTTTGCAAGGCGTTACAGTCAGTGAAGAGGATGATCAAATTATTCTGATTGATGGACAACAGCGAACCACAACATTATACTTAATACTTTGGTTTTTGGAAGTTGATTTTTTTAATAAAATCACTCTAAAATATGATGTAAGAGAAAAGCCTAAAGAGTTTATATCAAAACTAAAAGAAACTGAATTTGATTATAAAAATTTTGATTCAAAAAATTCAAACCAAGATATTTTTTATTTCAAGAAAGCAATTGAACAAATTGAAAATAAGTTAGGTAATATTGAAAAAGATTTATTCACTCAATTTTTGCTCGAAAAAGTTAACGTTCTGTATATAACTATCAGTAAAGAAAAAGCAACAAAAACTTTTACAATGATGAATGGAGCAAAAGCAACTATGCTTCAGGAAGAACTAATTAAATCTGAAATTCTCAGGCAAATTTCTATTCCATTAATTAATCAAAAATCGATTTCCACATCTATTGATGAAAATTTAAGTGAGTTAAAAAATATTATTTCTATCGATTGGGAAACAAATGCAAAAAGAAGCAGATATGCGCGAGAATGGGATAAATGGTTGTATTGGTGGAATCAAAAAGAAGTTCAAGTTTTCTTTAATACTGAAAAACCTTTAGGTTTTTTACTGCAATTTTATTTTTACAAAGGCCAATCTATACATGCTGATACCACCTTCATTCAATTTAAAGAATTATTGAATAGTATGTCAGCTATTCAAATTTTTAAGAAATTACGCGATTTACAAAAATCCTTTGAAGATATCTTTAAAGAACCTAAAAGTCATAATTATTTAAAGTTGTCTTTACTATGTTCTTCTGGATTATCTGATGTTTTTGATATTATTAATTTCTTCTTTTTGAATAAAGCAGAAAATGATAAGCTAAAAAGCTACGCTCAATGGCGACTAGTTGGTGCTACTCACAAAGAAATAACAAAAGAAAAAGAATTGGGAGAAGATGAGGAAAGAAAAGAACAAAAAGCCCTTATAGTGATGAATAATTTGTCTGATAGATTTCTCTATAATAATTTCTATGATATTGCCCTTAAGCAATTATTAAGATTAAATGTAGAAGAAGACAACAAACTGTTTAGTGGAAAAGGAAGGAAATTTGATTTTAGTATCTATGGAAATAAATCATTAGAACATATACATCCTAAGTCTAAAGTTTTTCATTCAAAGAAGGTTAATGAAAATGATTTAGAGAAAATCTTATATTATGATGGGAACAATAATCTTTTAAATGATAAACCGTATGAAAAGCAATGGTTAGATAGAAGTCTTTTGAAAGATTGTACTGAACATAGCATTGGAAATCTTGTTCTTTTAGATAAAAATGAAAATTCAAAATTCAATGATAAACCATTTGACAAAAAAAAAGATATATATTTTAATGTAAATGAGGGATTTAAAAGTCGAAATTTACTTCATTCAATAGCTGTTTTTGCTAAATCGAGTTGGATAAAAGATGATATAGAAGATAATCAAAATAAATTTCTAACACGTTTTAAAAAAGATTATGGCATTTCAGAATAA
- a CDS encoding DUF262 domain-containing protein, with amino-acid sequence MAFQNNTLQSGKEYTLSQIFSSNHKIIIPDLQRDYCWGDRAWNKDVDKYTELVSGFLESLIESYKENAAKDLTLGLIYGYESPKYHIQLCDGQQRITTLFLILGIVNRKTENHFQNNLISAEELNSDRSPYLQYAVRESTLYFLSDLVCEYFLKSENQISFSMIENSPWFFSDYNLDSSIKSMLSAIATIEDVFDKSIEINFKQFGYFILNKLQLLYYDMGNRMQGEETFVIINTTGEPLSASENLKPIIIGNIVDEQKRKITSDEWEEREEWFWQNKTKEEATSDDSINQFFIWYWQVRLLQEKSWKNKTGYPLNPRELFTKKPKTDEENEENPETERWEESIQTITIHKYFKAFQKLINLSKDEKFVSVLKTIKNESISVSWFRNADLHVVLPLIAYLEKFPEANLFYEFTRRIRKNHFDEKRRRGNNVDWRHIIQIIEFSKAEEEVLVFKTKSNGTIEFKSISNVELKEWFTEDEQFKNSLKKQYKSEIEKWEDHIDLMGNLSPLWEANTSRENSYGNLKAIYDNFELLYNSYNEKEAMGNPILSNYIRFYRVLVEEDVRIGHIDRTSGMLGTWFSWKSNNDTAYLKYLKISDFITLFSIEKENLLNEIKHRLRKNFVKDNFVISSANYSANLHLKCWLFLKTLQAEKYNVLLSHYDGNGIASYFDNKRNKLNSELDFSLANSICGYGIKSGFGAGNEIRYASDYWGSQHCFDTPISNFITKEEFVSRENKPIQYEKVEMINNEIQELLNNFYSEDNLII; translated from the coding sequence ATGGCATTTCAGAATAATACATTACAAAGTGGTAAAGAATATACATTGTCACAAATCTTTTCAAGCAATCACAAAATCATCATTCCAGATTTACAAAGAGATTACTGTTGGGGAGATAGGGCTTGGAATAAGGATGTCGATAAATACACCGAATTAGTTTCTGGATTTTTAGAAAGCCTTATAGAATCCTATAAAGAAAACGCAGCAAAAGATTTGACCTTGGGGCTGATTTATGGTTATGAAAGTCCAAAATATCACATCCAACTTTGTGACGGGCAGCAACGGATTACGACTTTGTTTCTGATTTTGGGAATTGTCAATCGTAAAACGGAGAATCACTTTCAAAATAACCTTATTTCAGCTGAGGAGCTAAATAGCGATAGAAGCCCTTATCTTCAATATGCGGTCAGAGAAAGCACTCTTTATTTTTTGAGTGATTTGGTTTGTGAATATTTTTTGAAATCAGAAAATCAGATCTCGTTTTCTATGATAGAAAATTCACCTTGGTTTTTCTCAGATTATAACCTGGATTCAAGTATTAAAAGTATGTTATCGGCTATAGCAACTATAGAAGATGTATTTGATAAATCCATAGAAATTAATTTTAAACAATTTGGATACTTCATTTTGAATAAACTCCAACTGTTATACTATGATATGGGGAACAGAATGCAGGGAGAAGAAACTTTTGTTATTATAAATACAACAGGTGAGCCATTATCTGCAAGTGAAAACCTGAAGCCAATTATTATAGGGAATATTGTTGATGAACAAAAACGAAAAATAACTTCAGATGAATGGGAGGAACGAGAAGAATGGTTTTGGCAGAACAAAACGAAAGAGGAAGCAACTTCTGACGATAGTATAAATCAGTTTTTTATTTGGTATTGGCAAGTTCGTCTTTTGCAAGAAAAAAGTTGGAAAAACAAAACTGGATATCCTTTAAATCCTCGTGAATTATTTACAAAAAAGCCAAAAACGGACGAAGAAAACGAAGAAAACCCGGAAACAGAAAGATGGGAAGAAAGCATTCAGACAATTACCATTCATAAGTATTTTAAAGCTTTTCAGAAACTAATTAATTTAAGTAAAGATGAAAAATTTGTAAGTGTTTTGAAAACAATAAAAAATGAATCAATATCTGTTTCTTGGTTTCGAAATGCTGATTTGCATGTCGTTTTACCGTTGATTGCGTATTTGGAGAAATTCCCAGAAGCTAATTTGTTTTATGAGTTTACCAGAAGAATCAGAAAAAACCATTTTGATGAAAAACGCAGAAGAGGAAATAATGTGGACTGGAGGCATATCATACAAATTATAGAATTTTCCAAAGCTGAAGAAGAGGTTTTGGTTTTTAAAACAAAATCAAATGGAACAATTGAATTTAAGAGTATTTCAAATGTTGAACTAAAAGAATGGTTTACGGAGGATGAACAATTTAAAAATTCATTGAAAAAGCAATATAAGTCTGAAATTGAAAAATGGGAGGACCATATTGATCTAATGGGAAATCTTTCACCTCTTTGGGAAGCGAATACAAGTAGAGAAAATAGTTATGGAAATTTAAAAGCTATTTATGATAATTTTGAATTGTTGTATAATAGTTATAATGAGAAGGAAGCAATGGGGAATCCAATACTTTCCAATTATATTAGATTTTATCGAGTATTAGTGGAAGAAGATGTTAGGATCGGACATATTGATAGGACTTCAGGTATGCTTGGAACTTGGTTTTCTTGGAAAAGCAACAATGATACTGCTTATCTAAAATATTTAAAAATTTCAGACTTTATTACTCTTTTTAGTATTGAAAAGGAAAATTTATTAAATGAAATTAAGCACAGGCTGAGAAAGAATTTTGTAAAAGATAATTTTGTCATATCATCAGCTAACTACTCAGCTAATCTACATTTAAAATGCTGGCTATTTTTAAAAACATTACAAGCGGAAAAGTATAATGTTTTACTCTCGCATTATGATGGTAATGGCATTGCTTCTTATTTTGATAATAAAAGAAACAAATTAAATAGTGAACTTGATTTTTCATTAGCAAATTCTATTTGTGGATATGGTATAAAAAGTGGTTTTGGTGCAGGGAATGAAATAAGGTATGCTAGTGATTATTGGGGAAGTCAACACTGTTTTGATACTCCGATAAGCAATTTTATTACAAAAGAAGAATTTGTAAGTCGAGAAAATAAGCCAATTCAATATGAAAAAGTTGAAATGATAAATAATGAAATTCAGGAATTACTAAATAATTTTTATTCTGAAGATAATTTAATTATTTAA
- a CDS encoding helix-turn-helix transcriptional regulator, with protein MAHTNSNQKIHQGRNIKRFREMLGIKQEVLAYELGDDWNQKKISLLEQKEAIETKILRQVAQILKIPVEAIENFDEEQVINIIGNTITNNDNGSVVNTYPVFHPVETILKLHDEKIALYERMLKEKEDMMLRLEKMFDKK; from the coding sequence ATGGCACACACAAATAGCAACCAGAAAATACACCAAGGCAGAAATATAAAACGTTTCAGAGAAATGCTAGGCATAAAGCAAGAGGTACTTGCGTATGAACTTGGTGACGACTGGAACCAAAAGAAAATATCTCTACTAGAACAAAAGGAAGCTATAGAAACCAAGATATTGAGACAAGTAGCTCAAATTCTTAAAATACCTGTTGAAGCTATTGAGAATTTTGACGAAGAACAAGTAATTAATATCATTGGTAATACAATTACAAATAATGATAATGGTTCCGTAGTAAATACTTATCCTGTTTTTCATCCTGTTGAAACTATTTTAAAGCTTCATGACGAAAAAATTGCCCTATATGAGCGTATGCTTAAAGAAAAAGAGGATATGATGTTGAGATTAGAAAAAATGTTTGATAAAAAATAA
- a CDS encoding acyl-CoA thioesterase, translating into MGIFEERVIKSETRIFKAVFPSTTNHYDTLFGGTALHLMDEVAFICATRFSRKKVVTISTGQIDFKKAIPAGTLIELVAKVISVGRTSCKIHVDIFMEQMYSELRETVVSGTFSFVAVDENKKPVAILDNPE; encoded by the coding sequence ATGGGAATATTTGAAGAAAGAGTTATAAAGTCTGAAACGCGTATTTTTAAAGCAGTTTTTCCGAGTACAACGAATCATTATGATACTTTATTTGGAGGAACAGCACTTCATCTTATGGACGAAGTTGCATTTATATGCGCTACCAGATTTAGCCGAAAGAAAGTAGTAACGATATCTACAGGGCAAATTGATTTTAAAAAAGCAATTCCAGCAGGAACTTTAATCGAATTAGTGGCTAAAGTTATTAGTGTAGGAAGAACAAGTTGTAAAATTCATGTCGATATTTTTATGGAACAAATGTATTCAGAACTTCGTGAAACGGTAGTTTCAGGGACTTTTTCGTTTGTTGCAGTTGATGAAAATAAAAAACCAGTGGCGATTTTGGATAATCCAGAATAA
- the ribB gene encoding 3,4-dihydroxy-2-butanone-4-phosphate synthase yields MSTNKIQLNTIEEAIEAIRQGEVIIVVDDEDRENEGDFLAAAEKVTPEMINFMATHGRGLICAPLTESRCKELDLKPMVTNNTDHMETAFTVSIDLKGNGVTTGISASDRSQTVLALTDPNTKPHELARPGHIFPLVAKQGGVLRRTGHTEAAIDFARLAGFKPAGVICEILNEDGTMSRLPQLVEVAKRFNLKLVSIEDLVAYRMQHDSLIVKKEDFDIETRFGTFRLRAYEQTTNKQIHIALTKGNWSLGESILTRINSSQVNNDLLGTLTNNPEQQLDDMFKVINENGKGAVLFINQDMQAVNLLSRITELKMLQAQGVMKAPKVIIDSKDYGIGAQILHDIDISKIRLVSNTEQTKRVGMIGYGLEITEYVSY; encoded by the coding sequence ATGTCAACAAATAAAATACAACTTAATACTATTGAAGAGGCTATTGAAGCTATTCGTCAAGGTGAAGTAATTATTGTAGTAGATGATGAAGATCGTGAAAATGAAGGTGATTTTCTTGCTGCAGCAGAAAAAGTAACTCCTGAAATGATTAATTTCATGGCAACACATGGACGTGGATTAATTTGTGCGCCATTAACAGAAAGTCGTTGTAAGGAGTTGGATTTAAAACCGATGGTTACTAATAATACCGATCATATGGAAACTGCTTTTACAGTTTCTATTGATTTAAAAGGAAATGGAGTTACTACTGGGATTTCTGCTTCTGATAGATCGCAAACTGTATTGGCGTTGACAGATCCAAATACAAAACCTCATGAGCTAGCAAGGCCAGGTCATATTTTCCCATTGGTAGCAAAACAAGGTGGAGTATTAAGAAGAACAGGGCATACAGAAGCGGCTATAGATTTTGCAAGATTAGCTGGATTTAAACCAGCAGGTGTAATTTGTGAGATTTTAAATGAAGACGGAACAATGTCTCGTTTGCCACAACTTGTAGAAGTTGCAAAGAGATTTAACTTGAAGTTGGTTTCTATTGAAGATTTAGTTGCTTATAGAATGCAACATGATAGCTTAATTGTTAAGAAAGAAGATTTTGACATAGAGACTCGTTTCGGGACTTTCCGTTTAAGAGCGTATGAGCAAACTACCAATAAACAAATTCATATTGCATTAACAAAAGGGAATTGGAGTTTAGGAGAATCAATCCTTACAAGAATTAATTCTTCACAGGTAAATAATGATTTATTAGGTACATTGACTAATAATCCTGAGCAACAATTAGACGATATGTTCAAGGTGATTAATGAGAACGGAAAAGGAGCAGTGTTGTTTATTAATCAAGATATGCAAGCTGTAAATTTATTGAGCCGTATCACAGAGCTTAAAATGTTGCAAGCTCAAGGAGTGATGAAAGCGCCAAAAGTGATTATCGATAGTAAAGATTATGGTATCGGAGCACAAATTTTACATGATATTGATATTTCTAAAATCCGATTAGTGTCTAATACAGAACAAACAAAACGTGTTGGTATGATAGGTTACGGACTTGAAATAACAGAATACGTTAGCTACTAA
- a CDS encoding LptF/LptG family permease has protein sequence MKILDKYLLKTFLLTFATVFVILFFIFILQTVWLFIAELAGKDLDLILVIKFLLFSMPRIIPLVLPLSVLLASIMTFGNLAENYEFAAMKASGISLQRAMRGLFVFICFLSIVAFLFANNVIPYAEYKFINFRKSIAQAKPAMAIAEGQFSDVGFYNIKVNKKSGTNGNHLTGVTIHEKANNSGENKTVIKSKTGELISNDKSSILQLVLNDGYYYQDVTPKKYEDRSKMPFIKGAFKKQIINIDLSELNKVEDNQDVGNTNGMLNASELRYTLDSLTKNLNTEILSFSENINQKVGIAKGLPAVKLDKKKKPLPNDLLSLYNNEKKVEILKVANSNLTSTMYSIDATKNELKEKQRNINRHLMALYEKYVIAFACFLMFFIGAPLGAIIRKGGLGLPIVFAVLIFITFHFINTFGKRISQEDGMTPFMGAWMSTFILTPLAVLLTYRATNDIGLISMDAILTPLNKLFKKFSEKFIPSQNKT, from the coding sequence TTGAAAATATTAGACAAATACTTATTAAAGACTTTCCTTCTTACATTTGCTACGGTATTTGTAATTCTATTTTTTATATTCATTCTTCAAACCGTTTGGCTCTTTATAGCCGAATTGGCGGGTAAAGATTTGGATTTAATTTTAGTTATTAAATTCTTATTGTTCTCGATGCCTCGAATTATTCCGTTGGTATTGCCATTATCTGTTTTATTGGCTTCGATTATGACTTTTGGGAATTTAGCCGAAAACTATGAATTTGCAGCAATGAAAGCATCAGGGATTTCGCTACAGCGAGCCATGAGAGGTTTGTTTGTATTCATATGTTTTTTGAGTATAGTAGCGTTTCTTTTTGCAAACAATGTTATTCCTTACGCTGAATATAAGTTTATAAACTTCAGGAAAAGTATTGCACAAGCTAAGCCTGCAATGGCAATTGCTGAAGGGCAATTTAGTGATGTGGGCTTTTATAATATTAAGGTAAATAAAAAATCAGGTACAAACGGAAATCATCTTACAGGGGTTACTATTCACGAAAAGGCAAATAATAGCGGTGAAAATAAAACGGTTATTAAATCTAAAACTGGTGAATTAATAAGTAATGATAAGTCTAGTATTCTTCAGTTGGTACTTAATGATGGGTATTATTACCAAGATGTAACACCAAAGAAATACGAAGATAGAAGCAAGATGCCTTTCATAAAAGGAGCATTTAAAAAACAAATTATTAACATAGATTTATCTGAACTAAATAAAGTAGAGGATAATCAAGATGTTGGTAATACAAACGGAATGCTAAATGCTAGCGAATTACGTTATACTTTGGATTCATTGACTAAAAATCTAAATACTGAAATTCTTTCTTTTTCAGAAAACATAAATCAAAAAGTAGGAATTGCAAAAGGACTACCAGCTGTTAAGCTTGATAAAAAGAAAAAGCCATTGCCAAATGATCTTTTATCGCTTTATAATAATGAAAAAAAGGTAGAAATACTTAAAGTAGCAAATAGTAATCTTACAAGTACAATGTATTCTATTGATGCTACAAAAAATGAATTAAAAGAAAAACAACGAAATATTAATCGACACCTGATGGCGCTTTACGAGAAATACGTAATTGCTTTTGCTTGTTTTTTAATGTTTTTTATTGGTGCACCACTTGGCGCAATTATTAGAAAAGGTGGACTAGGATTGCCAATAGTTTTTGCAGTTTTGATATTTATTACATTCCACTTTATCAATACCTTCGGAAAAAGAATTTCACAAGAAGACGGGATGACTCCTTTTATGGGGGCATGGATGTCTACTTTTATACTTACGCCATTAGCTGTTTTATTAACATATCGCGCTACAAACGATATTGGGTTAATAAGTATGGATGCTATTTTGACGCCATTAAATAAGTTATTTAAAAAATTCTCTGAGAAGTTTATTCCTTCTCAAAACAAAACCTAA
- a CDS encoding outer membrane lipoprotein carrier protein LolA: MKSTILNFKKSNVNNLTKKVFQIVFLFLVTFSAQAQDKKAKELLDQVTAKVKSYDNIVIDFKYSLNNSKENINQDSKGNVTIKGNQFVLNFMGVTKIFDGQKTYTIVPEDEEITISKVNEKDDNAITPSKMLTFFNSGYKYTMDIVQNVKGRKIQYIKLIPTSAKDQRKEILLGIDVQTKHIYNLIEMGKNGTKTTLTVNSFKTNQPLSKNQFTFVQSKYPNYYINKLD; this comes from the coding sequence ATGAAATCAACAATTCTAAACTTCAAAAAAAGCAATGTAAATAACCTGACTAAAAAGGTTTTTCAAATTGTTTTTTTATTCCTTGTTACTTTTTCTGCTCAGGCTCAAGATAAAAAAGCCAAAGAATTATTGGATCAAGTTACAGCAAAGGTAAAAAGCTATGATAATATTGTAATTGATTTTAAATACAGTCTGAATAATAGTAAAGAGAATATTAATCAGGATAGTAAAGGAAATGTTACCATAAAAGGAAATCAGTTTGTATTAAATTTTATGGGAGTTACGAAGATTTTTGATGGTCAAAAAACATACACAATCGTTCCAGAAGATGAAGAAATTACTATTTCTAAAGTCAATGAGAAAGATGATAATGCGATTACGCCTTCAAAAATGTTGACTTTCTTTAACTCGGGTTATAAATATACAATGGATATTGTTCAGAATGTAAAAGGAAGAAAAATCCAGTACATTAAATTAATTCCAACAAGTGCTAAGGATCAGCGCAAAGAAATCCTTTTAGGGATTGATGTGCAAACAAAGCATATTTATAATTTAATCGAAATGGGAAAGAACGGAACAAAAACTACATTAACCGTTAATTCTTTTAAAACCAATCAGCCATTATCAAAAAATCAGTTTACCTTTGTGCAAAGTAAATATCCAAATTACTATATCAATAAACTAGATTAA
- a CDS encoding DNA translocase FtsK: protein MAKTTKKETVDNKNKSKSGAITSWKMTKQHNIVLGCLLVLFSVALLVAFISFYIYGQTDQSALSALTDRSEPVQNWLGKFGAYLADLLVYQGFGLAAFIFVRLFFLTGMFLILELSTKKLKNIWFWDLFVIIIISVLFGFFATSAPELGGTIGYELNLFLQDYIGKTGTLLSLLFGLIIYLIFKMKISPDKIQSFFDNTKREIRSDLNATSSLNKEKGAYNLEEFAIKENEELDDIHLKTPDSQFEINKEALKPTITHSSEINLDPALKPIKMDIAPASKEIVSHTESFVIEQAPEEDIIEENLASRLVADFGLFDPTLDLSNYKFPTIDLLKEYSTGGITINQEELEENKNKIVDTLRNYKIEIAQIKATVGPSVTLYEIVPEAGIRISKIKSLEDDIALSLSALGIRIIAPIPGKGTIGIEVPNKNPTMVSMKSVIGSAKFQEAEMELPIALGKTISNETFVVDLAKMPHLLMAGATGQGKSVGLNAVLTSLLYKKHPAEVKFVLVDPKKVELTLFNKIERHYLAKLPDIDDAIITDNAKVVNTLNSLCVEMDNRYSLLKDAMVRNIKEYNDKFKGRKLNPEAGHRFLPYIILVVDEFADLIMTAGKEVEVPIARLAQLARAIGIHLIIATQRPSVNVITGLIKANFPARIAFRVTSKIDSRTILDTQGADQLIGRGDLLYSNGNDVIRVQCAFVDTPEVEKITDFIGSQKAYATAYLLPEVVGEESGINLDVDISERDTLFREAAEIIVNAQQGSASLLQRKLKLGYNRAGRLIDQLEAAGIVGPFEGSKARSVNILDLSSLDQFFNNEQN from the coding sequence ATGGCAAAAACAACAAAAAAAGAAACGGTAGACAATAAAAATAAATCAAAATCAGGGGCAATTACGTCTTGGAAAATGACCAAGCAACATAATATTGTTTTGGGATGCCTTTTGGTATTATTTTCAGTTGCATTATTAGTTGCTTTTATTTCCTTTTATATCTATGGACAAACAGATCAGAGTGCTTTATCGGCGCTTACAGATCGAAGCGAACCTGTGCAAAATTGGCTCGGTAAATTCGGAGCTTATCTAGCAGATTTATTGGTTTATCAAGGATTTGGTTTAGCGGCGTTTATATTTGTTCGTCTGTTTTTCTTAACAGGAATGTTTTTGATATTGGAGCTTTCTACAAAAAAGCTAAAGAATATCTGGTTTTGGGATCTATTTGTGATAATAATAATATCGGTATTGTTTGGCTTTTTTGCCACATCGGCTCCTGAATTGGGAGGGACGATAGGGTATGAGTTAAATTTGTTTTTACAAGATTATATTGGTAAAACAGGAACTTTATTGAGCTTGCTTTTTGGATTGATTATTTATTTGATTTTTAAAATGAAAATATCTCCAGACAAGATTCAGTCGTTCTTTGATAATACAAAAAGAGAAATTCGCTCTGATTTGAATGCAACATCTTCTTTAAATAAAGAGAAAGGCGCTTATAATTTAGAAGAGTTTGCGATTAAAGAAAATGAAGAATTAGATGATATTCATTTAAAAACACCAGATTCACAATTCGAAATTAATAAAGAGGCACTTAAGCCAACTATTACTCATTCATCCGAAATTAATTTGGATCCGGCTTTAAAGCCAATAAAAATGGATATTGCTCCTGCATCAAAAGAAATTGTGTCACACACAGAGTCTTTTGTAATAGAGCAAGCTCCAGAAGAAGATATAATCGAAGAAAATTTGGCTTCGCGACTTGTTGCCGATTTTGGATTGTTTGATCCTACCTTGGATTTGTCTAATTATAAGTTTCCTACAATCGACTTATTAAAAGAATATTCTACTGGTGGAATTACAATTAATCAGGAGGAATTAGAAGAGAATAAAAATAAAATTGTAGATACACTTCGAAATTATAAAATCGAAATTGCACAAATTAAAGCTACGGTAGGTCCATCGGTTACACTGTATGAGATTGTGCCAGAAGCAGGTATTCGTATTTCGAAAATTAAAAGTCTTGAAGATGATATTGCTTTGTCATTATCAGCATTAGGAATTCGTATTATTGCACCAATTCCAGGAAAAGGAACTATTGGTATTGAGGTTCCAAATAAGAACCCAACGATGGTTTCGATGAAAAGTGTTATTGGTTCGGCTAAATTTCAAGAAGCTGAAATGGAATTGCCAATTGCTTTGGGTAAAACAATTTCGAATGAAACATTTGTTGTTGATTTAGCAAAAATGCCTCACTTATTAATGGCAGGAGCTACGGGACAAGGAAAGTCGGTAGGATTAAATGCTGTTTTAACTTCTTTATTGTACAAGAAACATCCAGCCGAAGTGAAATTCGTTTTGGTGGATCCTAAAAAAGTAGAGTTAACATTATTTAATAAAATAGAAAGACATTATCTGGCTAAACTTCCAGATATTGACGATGCTATTATTACTGATAATGCAAAAGTTGTAAATACATTAAATTCGCTTTGTGTTGAAATGGATAACCGTTATTCTTTATTAAAAGATGCGATGGTTCGAAATATCAAAGAATACAATGATAAATTTAAAGGAAGAAAATTAAATCCAGAAGCAGGTCACCGATTTTTACCTTATATTATTTTGGTGGTCGATGAGTTTGCCGATTTAATTATGACTGCAGGAAAAGAAGTTGAAGTTCCTATTGCTCGTTTGGCGCAACTAGCGCGTGCAATTGGTATACATTTAATTATTGCAACTCAAAGACCTTCGGTAAACGTAATTACGGGTTTAATAAAAGCGAATTTCCCTGCGAGAATCGCCTTTAGGGTTACTTCAAAAATAGATTCGCGTACTATTTTGGACACTCAAGGAGCGGATCAATTAATTGGACGTGGAGATTTATTGTATTCAAACGGTAATGATGTTATTCGTGTACAATGTGCATTTGTTGATACACCAGAAGTAGAAAAAATTACTGATTTTATAGGTTCGCAAAAAGCATATGCAACAGCTTATTTGCTTCCAGAGGTTGTTGGTGAAGAAAGTGGCATTAATCTTGATGTGGATATTTCTGAAAGAGATACTTTATTTAGAGAAGCTGCGGAGATAATTGTTAATGCGCAACAAGGTTCGGCTTCGTTATTACAAAGAAAATTAAAACTAGGCTACAACCGTGCTGGTCGATTGATAGATCAATTAGAAGCAGCGGGGATTGTTGGTCCTTTTGAAGGTAGTAAGGCTAGAAGTGTAAATATTTTAGATTTAAGTTCTCTTGATCAATTTTTTAACAATGAACAAAATTAA